From the Anaeromyxobacter dehalogenans 2CP-1 genome, the window CGGAGATGGAGCCGTGGACGGACAGGGTCAGGCCAGACACCGGCCGTTCATAGCCGCCGCGGCGCCGACGGCGCAATGCGCCACGCCCCGGGGTTCGCCCCGACAGGGCCCGCCCGCGCCCCGATCCTCGGGTCGCAACCCGCCAAACGTCCGATTACGACAACGCCGATATGACTCAGGAATGGCCAGCGAGCGAAGCGAGCTTGCCGGGGCGCCGCCGCGTAGGTGGCGAAGCCGCCCGCGGTGGCGCAAGGGACCCGGCGAGCAGGGTGGGGCCCCGCGGAGCTCCGCTCCGTGGGGCGGGGCGCAGCCCCGTCTAGATCATGCGCCTCGCGACGCGACGTGACGGCAGCCGCGACGGGCGGCTCATGGTGGTCCGCCGGGATGGCGAGGCCCTCCTCGACGCCGGCCCCGCCGCGAGGACGCTGCAGGACGCGCTCGACCGGTGGGAGGAGGCGGAGCCGAAGCTCCGGGCCCTCGCCGAGTCGCTGGACGCGGGGCGCGCCGCCGGCGTCCCGCTCGATCCGCACGCGCTGCACTCGCCGCTGCCGCGCGCCTACGAGTGGGTGGACGGCTCCGCGTACCTCAACCACGTGCGCCTGGTGCGCAAGGCGCGCGGCGCCGAGCCGCCCCCCACGCTCGAGTCCGACCCGCTCGTGTACCAGGGCGGCTCGGGCGTCCTCCTCGGGCCCACCGACGACCTCCCGCTCCCGGATCCGGGCTGGGGCCTCGACCTCGAGGGCGAGGTCTGCTGCATCCTCGGCGACGTGCCCCGCGGCACCCGCGCCGCCGACGCGGGCCGCCACGTCCGGCTGCTCTGCCTCGCGAACGACGTCACGCTGCGCAACCTGGTGCCGGGCGAGCTCGCGAAGGGCTTCGGCTTCTTCCAGTCGAAGCCCGCCACCGCGTTCTCGCCGTTCGCGGTCACGCCGGACGAGGTCGGCCCGGCCTGGCGCGACGGCCGGCTGCACCTGCGCATGACGGTGCGGTGGAACGGCCAGGTGGTGGGCACGGTGGACGCCGGCCCGGAGATGCACTTCTCCTTCTTCCAGCTCCTCGAGCACGTGGCCCGGACCCGCGGGTTCACCGCGGGCACGATCCTCGGGAGCGGCACGGTCTCGAACGCCGATCGCGCCCGCGGCTGGTCCTGCATCGCCGAGCAGCGCGCCCTCGAGATGATCGACGGCGGCGCGCCGCGCACGCGCTTCCTCGCCGCCGGCGACACCGTCGAGATCGAGGTCCGCGACGGCGAGGGCCGGAACGTGTTCGGCACCATCTCGCAGCGGGTGCGCGCGCCATGACCCTCCGCCTCTACTCCTACTGGCGCTCCTCCTCCGCCTGGCGCGTGCGCCTCGGCCTCGCGCTGAAGGGGCTCGCGTACGAGTATCGCGCCGTGGACCTGCTCGCGCAGGAGCAGTTCCAGGCGGCGCACCAGGCCCGGAACCCCATGTCGCAGGTACCGGTGCTGGAGGTGGAGGAGGACGGGCGGACGCACCTGCTGGTGCAGTCCATGGCCATCCTGGAGTGGCTGGAGGAGCGCCACCCCGAGCCGGCCCTGCTGCCACCCGACCTGTGGGGCCGCGCCCGGGTGCGGGCGCTCGCCGAGCACGTGAACTCCGGGACGCAGCCGATGCAGAACGCGCTCGTGCTGCGGATGCTGCGCGAGAAGGTGCCGGGGTGGGACCGCGAGTGGGCCCGGTTCTTCATCGCGCGCGGGCTCGCGGCCCTGGAGACCGCGGTCCGCGACGGCGCCGGCCGCTTCTCGCACGGCGACGCGCCCACCCTCGCCGACTGCTACCTCGTGCCCCAGCTCTACAACGCGCGCCGCTTCGGGCTCGACCTCGAGCCCTACCCCACGCTGCGCCGCGTGGACGAGGCCTGCGCGGCGCTCGCGCCGTTCCAGGCCGCCCACCCCGACCGCCAGCCCGACGCGCCGCCGCCCGACCGGAGGACCCCATGACCTCGCACTCGCAGAAGACGCAGCTCGAGCCGCTCGGCATCGTCCGCATCGAGGGGCTGCATTACTACGTGCACGACCTCGAGCGCAGCCGCCGCTTCTACACGCAGAAGATGGACTTCGCGGAGGTGGCCCGCAGCGCGCCCGCGCTGGAGCGGGAGGGCCGGCAGCGCTCGGCGGTGTTCGAGGCGGGCGACGTCCGGGTGGTGTGCTCGGAGCCGGTGGGCGAGGGCGGCCGCGCCTGGCGCTGGCTGCGCAAGCACCCCGACGGCGTGGGCACGGTGGTGTTCCAGGTGGAGGACGCGGACCGCTGCTTCCGGCTGCTGGAGGAGCGCGGGGCGACGCCCATCACCGACGTGCAGGAGCACCGCGACGACGGAGGGACGCTGCGCACGTTCAACATCACCACCCCGCTCGGCGACACCACCTTCCGCTTCGTGGAGCGCCGCGGCTACCGCGCCGTCTACCCGGGCATCGAGCCGCTCGCCGCGCCGGAGGGCGGGCGCAACGCGTTCGGCTTCGGCCACGTGGACCACCTCACCAACAACTTCCAGACCATGAAGCCGGCGCTCCTGTGGATGGAGCACGTCATGGGGATGGAGGAGTTCTGGGAGGTGGAGTTCCACACCAAGGACGCGGCCGGCGCGCGCCGGGCCGCGCTCGAGGCGCAGAAGGGCTCGGGCCTGCGCTCGGTGGTGATGCGCGAGCCGCGCTCCGGCGTGAAGTTCGCGAACAACGAGCCGTGGCGCCCCGCGTTCAAGTCCTCGCAGATCAACGTCTTCAACGAGGACCACCGCGGCGACGGCGTGCAGCACGCCGCGCTGACGGTGCAGGACATCCTCTCCTCGGTGCGCGGCATGCGCGCCCGCGGGGTGGAGTTCATGCCCACGCCGGCGACGTACTACGAGGCGCTGCCGGAGCGGATCCGCAGCACCGGCATCGGCCGGATCGACGAGGACCCGCGCGTGCTGCAGGAGCTCGAGATCCTGGTGGACGGCGCCGGCGACCACTCCTACCTGCTGCAGATCTTCCTGCGCGACGCGGCCGGCCTGTACCACGAGCCCGACGCCGGGCCGTTCTTCTTCGAGATCATCCAGCGCAAGGGCGACCAGGGCTTCGGCGCGGGCAACTTCCGCGCGCTGTTCGAGTCCATCGAGCGCGAGCAGGTGAAGGAAGGGCGGGCCTGAGCGGATGCTCGACCGGATCGTCCAGGGAGAGGTGCCGCGCAAGCACCACCTCGCGTTCCGCGACGCGGAGGGGCGGCTCCTCCACGAGGAGGCGTACACCCGCGCCGGCTTCGACGGACCGTACGCGCTGCTCTACCACCGCAACCGGCCGCACGCGGTCCACGCCGCCCAGGCCCGGAACGGCTTCCCCCTGCCGCAGCCCGCGCCGGCGCGGGCGCTGCTGAAGCGCCACTACCGCACCCAGGACCTCGCGGCGCGCGGCGGGCCGCCGGTCGACGCGCGGCGCCCGCTCCTGTTCAACGCCGACGTGGTGGTCGGCCTGGTGACGCCCACCTCCGAGGACCCGGTCTACTTCGCGAACGGCGACGGCGACGACCTCTACTTCGTCGCCGAGGGGGGCGGCCTGCTGCGCTCGCCCATGGGCGACCTGCGCTTCGGGCAGCACGACTACGTCTACGTGCCGAGGGGCCTGCTGCACCGGTTCGTGCCCGATGCCGGGCCGCAGCGCTGGCTGTCGCTCGAGCTCCCCGGCGGCATGCACCTGCCGGCGCAGTGGCGGAACGAGACCGGCCAGCTCCGCATGGACGCCCCCTACTCCCACCGCGACTTCCGGCGGGTGGAGCTGAAGGGCCCGGTGGACGAGGGCCTCCGCGACCTGGTGGTGAAGCGGGCCGGCGCGTTCCACGGGTTCCGCTACGACGCGTCGCCGCTCGACGTGGTGGGGTGGGACGGCGCGCTCTACCCGTTCGCCTTCCCCATCCTGAACTTCCAGCCGCGGGCCGGGCTGGTGCACCTGCCGCCGACGTGGCACGGCACCTTCGCGGCGCGCGGCGCGCTGGTCTGCTCGTTCGTGCCGCGGGTGACCGACTTCCACCCGGAGGCCGTGCCCTGCCCCTACCCGCACGCCTCGGTGGACGTGGACGAGATCCTGTTCTACGTGCGGGGGGAGTTCACCAGCCGCCGCGGCGTCGGCCCGGGCTCGATCTCGCACCACCCCGCCGGCACCATGCACGGCCCGCACCCCGGCGCCTACGAGGCGTCGATCGGCACGCGCAGCACGAACGAGCTGGCGGTGATGCTCGACTGCTACCTGCCGCTGCAGCCCACGGCGATCGCGCTCGGCATCGAGGACCCCGGCTACCAGGAGAGCTTCGTCGGCTGACGCGGCGCCCCTCCCCCCGGCGGCGCGCATCCGCTATGGTGTCCCGCCATGCCCTTCCGCGTCGCCCGCCCGCCCACGCCGCCGGTCACCCGCTACCGCGGCCTCGTCGAGCACCTCGGCTTCCGCCTGAAGCGCTACGCGTCGGTCGAGGCCGGGGAGCCGTTCGCGGAGGAGCGCTTCCGGAGCGGCCGCGGCCTGGCGCTGTCGGCGCTCCCCGAGCCGGCGGTGCAGCACGACCGGCCGGGCGTGGGGCTCGTCCTCGAGCACCAGCTCCCGGAGCTGGACCGGGTCACGATCGCGTGGTGGGACCGCGAGCGCGAGCTGCCGCTGCGCGTGATCGTGGGCGACGACGCCGGCTGGCGGCCGGCGCGCGAGGGCGAGTCGCTCTGCGTGTGGGATCTCGCGATCGTGGCCGCGGAGCGCGACGCCTACCTCGAGACCGTGCTCACGCCGGGCGGCGGCGGGATCGACGCGTACCTGGCGCGCGCCTGGGACGGCGCGCTGCGCGCCTGACCGGCGACGCGCGCCGCCCGCGGCCGTCGGACGGCCGCGAGCGGTGGCGCCGGACGGGCTACTTCCCCTCGACGGCCTTCCGGGTCTCCTCGGCCTTCTCGGCCGCCTCGGCGGCCTTCTCGCCGCCCTTGGCGGCGGCCGCCTTCGCCTTCACGGCCGCGTCGGACGCCCCCTCGTCGGCCTTCTGCCCCGCCTTCACGCCGGCGGCCTTCGCCTTCGCGGCGGCCTGGTGGCCCTTCTTCTTGCCGTGCGCGGACGCGGCGGCGGCCTTCGCCTGGCCCTTCGCGGCGGCGGCCTCGGCCTTCGCCTTGCCCTCGGCGACGCCCTTCGGCTCGCCGACCGGCGCCATCGCCTCGCCGCCCGCCGCCTGCTCCTGCTGCATGGCCTCGGCGGCGGACTTCGCCTCGAGCGCCTTCGCCTCGGCGGCGGTCCGGCGCGATCTCACCTTCGCGGCGGCGGCGTCCTTCTTCGCGCCGGCCTTGGCCTCGGCCTGCTTCACCTCGCCGTCCGCCTTCGCGGCGGCGGCGGTGACGTGCTCGGTGGCGTGCGCGTCGGCCTTCGCCCTGGCGGCGTCGACCTCGGCGCTGGACGGCATGGACGGGACCTGCGCGCGGGCGGTGCCGGCGAGGGCGAGGGCTGCGAGGGCGGCTGCGAGCATGAGGCGCATGGCGGGACTCTCCGCGGGACGGGTGCACTGTGCGTGGAACCGGAACCCCGGAACGCTAGCACCCGCCCACGGGTCACGCCACCGCCGTCGCGTCCTCCTGCGCTTCGCGGGAGACGCTCAGGGGTGCGGCGCGGACGGGCTACGCCGCGCCGCCCGCGCCCCGCGCCATCTCCAGCAGGCGCTGGGTGGAGATCGGGATCTTCAGGCCGCGGCCGCCGTTCTCGAGGAACAGGCGCAGCCCGTAGTCGTAGTGGCGCTTCACCGCGTTCAGGATCGACTCGTGGAGCGGCTGGAGCGCCTCGGGCGTCGGCTCCGCCATCTCGAAGTCCTCCATCCCGAACAGCGAGATGATGTAGCGGGTCTCGAGCTTCTTGAAGCGGATCTCGAGCAGGATCGAGTCGCGCCCCTTCGGCTCCTCCAGCGCGAGCCGCAGCCCGACGTGCCAGAAGCCGTCCTCGCCGAGGTGGATGGCGTCCTCGATCTTCTGCGTGGGCTCGCCGTTCGCGCCGGGGGAGACCGGCTCGTAGCCGACCAGCTCCCGCGGCCAGCCCGAGTACTCGATGAGCCCGCGCGAGAGCGTCGCGGCGAACAGCACGCACTCGGAGCGGTAGCCGGCGAACCCGGCGCGCGCCTGCTCGAGCGACTCACACAGATCCTGGTAGCGGCTGCGGCTCATGCGCTTCCTCCCGTGCTTGGGCGGCCGAACGCCCGGTCGAAGGGCCGGCAGGGTAACACGCGTGGGCGCCCGCGCGCGCGTCCCGGCGCGGCGCCACCTGACGCACCGCGCTGCCTTCTCCTGTCCAGAATTCCGGCGTGGGCCGGAGCGCCGCCCATTCGCGAGGGGCCCTGCTGCGGCGCACGCTGGCTGCCTGCGCCGGGCAGACTCGTCCCTGCGCTGCTCGACGTGCCTGCGGGCACGCCTGCGCTGCTCGGTCCTCGTGTGCCCAGGCTCGGCGACGCCATCGTGTGCCTCGCGACGGGCCCCTCGCAAACGGGAGGCGCTATAAGATGCCCGCCATGTCCATCGTCCCCTCAACCTGGGGTGGCCGGCCCGTGTGGGCCGAGATCGACCTCGACGCCCTCGCCCACAACGTTCGCCTCCTCGCCGCGCGTGCCTCGCCGGCCCGCCTCTATGCCGTGGTGAAGGCGAACGCCTACGGGCACGGCGCGGTGGCGTGCGGGCGGGCAGCGCTGGAGGCCGGCGCCCACGGCCTCGCGGTGGTGTGCGTGGACGAGGCCGAGGAGCTGCGCCGCGCCGGGGTGGAGGCGCCGCTGCTCGTCATCGGGAACACCCCGGCCAGCGACGCGGCGCGGGTGGTCGCGCTCCGCCTCCGGCCCGCCGTCGGCGCCATGGACCTGGTGGAGGCGCTCTCGGCCGAGGCCCGCCGCCGCGGCGCGGAGGTCCCCATCCACCTCGAGCTGGAGAGCGGGCTGAACCGCCACGGCCTCCCGCCCGACGCGCTGGTGGCGCTGGCCGAGCGGGCGCGCGCGCTCCCCGGCCTCCGGGTCGAGGGCCTGTTCACCCACTTCGCCGCGGCGGAGGAGGGCGACCAGCGCTTCACGCGCGCCCAGTTCGAGGTGCTGCGCGAGACCTCGCGCCGGCTGCCCTGGGTGCCCGAGCGCCACTGCTCCGCCTCGGCCAGCATCCTGCTCGACCACGAGATGGCGCTCGAGGCGGTCCGGGGCGGGCTCTCGCTGTACGGCTACCGGCCCGCGCCCTGGTGCGGGACCGACGCCGACCTGCGCCCGGTGATGTCGCTCCGCGCCCGGGTGGCGCGCGTCTCGGACGTGGACCGCGGCGCCACCGTCGGCTACGGCCGCACCTGGGCCGCGAACCGCCCCACCCGCGTGGCGCTGGTCATGTGCGGCTACGCCGACGGGTACCGGCGCAGCTTCGGCAACCGGACCCAGGTGCTGGTGCACGGCCGCCGCGCGCCGGTGGTGGGCCGCGTCGCCATGGACATGTGCATGGTGGACGTCACCGCGGTGCCCGGCGTGGCCCCCGGCGACGTCGTGACGCTCATCGGCCGCGACGGCGACGAGCGGGTGGACGCGGACGACCTCGCCACCATCGCCGACACGATCTCCTGGGAGATCCTGGCCGGCATCTCCGCCCGCGTGCCGCGCCTCTACCTGCGCGGCGGGCGCGCGGTGGAGGCGAGCACGCTGGTGGATCGGGCGCCGGTCGCGATCTAGCCGCGCCTCCCCGCTACACCGGCTCGAGCCAGCCGTGCGGATCCGGCGCCTCGCCGCGCTGGACGGCGTGCACGGCCGCGCGCAGCCGCTCGCCGACCGACTGCGGGCCGGGCGCGGGGAGGACGAGCTGCCGCCCGTCCCAGGCGAGCTCGCCGATGGGCGCCACCACCGCCGCGGTGCCGGTGCCGAACAGCTCCTCGAGCGCCCCGGCGGCGTGCGCGCGCTCCAGCTCCGCGAGCGAGACCCGGCGCTCCTCGACCGGCACGTTCCAGTCGCGCAGCAGCGTGATGACGCAGTCGCGGGTGATGCCGGCGAGGATGGTGCCCTCGAGCGCGGGGGTGACCACCGTCGCCCCGAGCTTCGCGAACACGTTCATGGTCCCGATCTCCTCGAGATCGGCGTGCCGGGCCGCGTCGAGCCAGAGCACCTGGTCGTACCCGTGCGCCTTCGCCTCCTCGCCCGCGAGCAGGCTGGCCACGTAGTTCGCGGCCGCCTTGGACGCGCCGATGCCGCCCTGCGCGGCGCGGGCGCGCGCCCGCTCGACCCAGATGCGCAGCGCGTGGGCGCCGCCCGAGAAGTAGGCGCCCACCGGCGAGACGATCACGAGCAGCGTGTACGTCTTGGAGGGCCGCACGCCCAGGAACGCCTCGGTCGCGAACATCACCGGCCGCACGTACAGCGCGGTGCCGGGCGACTCCGGCAGCCAGCCCGCGTCGGTGCGGAGCAGCGCGCGGATCCCCTCCAGCACGATGCCCGGCTCCGGCGCCGGCATGCTGAGCCGGCGCGCGCTCGCCGCGAGCCGCGCCAGGTTCGCCTCCGGCCGGAACAGGCGCATGCCGCCGTCGCGGTGCCGGAACGCCTTCAGCCCCTCGAAGATGGCCTGCCCGTAGTGCAGCACCGAGGCGGCCGGATCGATCGAGAGCGGCCGGTACGGCTCGACCCGCGGCGCGTGCCAGCCCTTCCCCTCGGACCAGTCGATCCGGAACAGGTGGTCGGTGAAGTGGCGGCCGAAGCCGAGGTCGGCGTCGGCGGGGTGCGGCTTCGGGCTGCGGGTGCGCTCCACGGGGATGCCCATCGTGTCCTCCGCTCGCCCGGTGCTACACTGGTGCGCCGGCGCGGCTCAGGTCAATGCCGTTGACGTATTACAGCCGCCCGGACCGTGAGCGTCAACATGATCGACCCGACGGACCCGCTCGACGACGCGTCCCAGCTCCTGTTCTTCGCGTTCCGCAACCTCACCGCGGAGCCGGACCGGATCCTGGCGGAGCGCGGCCTCTCGCGCGTCCACCACCGCGTCCTGTACTTCGTGCGGCGCGACCCCGGCCTCTCGCCCGGCGACCTGCTGCGCATCCTGCGCGTGTCGAAGCAGGCGCTGGCGCGCCCGCTGCGCGAGCTGCTCGCGCACGGGCTGATCGCGTCGGCGGCGGTGCCGGACGACCGCCGGCGCAGGGCGCTCACGCTCACCGCGCGCGGCGCGGCGCTGGAGCGCCGCGTCTCCGGGGCGCAGCGGCGCCTGTTCGCGGGCGCGTTCCGGGCGGCGGGGCCGGCGGCGGCGGACGGCTGGCGCGACATCATGGCGACGCTCGGAGATCGGGCGACCGCGCGCGCGGCTCGCGCCGGCGCACGTAGAGGAGCTTCTCGACCCGCGCGTGCGGCGTCCCCGTCGCGTCGGTGAGCTCCACCGCGTAGCTCCGGTCCACCGACCGCTCCGTGCGGAGCGCCGCGCGGATCGCGTCCAGCTCGGCCTCCTCGAGCGTGAAGCGGGCCGCCAGCGTCCCGCGGCCGGGCTTCAGGAACCGGATGCTCGCGGCCTTGTCCCAGACCACGTAGTCCGGTCCGAGGTTCCGGATCAGCATCAGCATGTAGATCGGGTCGACCGCCGCGTACATGCTGCCGCCGAAGATCGTCCCGACGTAGTTGCGCGTGCGCCAGCCGAGCGGCAGCTCCAGCCGGACCTCGCGCCAGTCCGCGGCGATGTAGCGGATCCGGGCGCCGGTCCCGGCGTAGGCGGGGAACAGGCCGAAGGCGAGCCGCTCGAGACGCGTCCGGAGGGACTCTGGCACGCCCCGGGATTAGCGGTCCGGCGCGGCGCGGTCGCGGGCCCGCATGGGCTGCCCGGGAGCGCGAGCGCCCGCCGGGCTCGAGAGCGCGTGAATCCATCCCCGGACCGAGCCAGGCGGTCGAGCCGCGAGCAGCGCGAGGCGCGACGACCGAGCATGCCCGTCGGCATGTGAAGGAGGAGCAACGAAGCGTTGCGACGCGGATCGGCCGCCGCGGCGACGGGAGGGGATGGGTTCACGTGCTCTCAAGCTGCCCCGCGCCCGCGCGGCTGGCCGTCGACGGTGGGCACGGCGAGGTCGCGCCGGAGCACGGTCACGTCGTTCACCAGCCGGCCCGCGCGCACCCGCGCGCTCGCCATCGGCGAGAACCCCATCCGCTCCCAGAACGCCCGCGCGCGCGGGTTCTGGGCCTGCACCATGAGCTGCACCGCCCGCGTGCCGGCCCCGCGCAGCTCGCGCTCCAGCTCGGCGAGCAGCGCCGCCCCCAGCCCGCGGGACCGGGACGCCGGCTCGAACAGCATCAGGCCGATCCAGGTGATCCCGCGCTGGGGCCAGCCGTCGGTCGCGTCCACCAGCCCCGCCAGCGCGCCGCCGCCCGCGGCCACCCCGATCAGCCGCCGGCGATCGAACCGCGGCGGCAGATCCTGCAGCAGCCACTCCGCCTCGTCGTCGCGCGGCGCGCGGCCGTGGATGAGCGCCCACCACTCGGCGCACCGCTCCAGCAGGTCCTGGATGCGCGGCAGATCGCGCGCGCCCAGCTCCTGGAGCTCCAGCCCGGCTGCGCGGAAGTGATCCATCGCGGCCTCGACCCGCGCCGGCGCGGCGTGCGCCGTGCGCCCCGCGCGCGATCGGCCCCGCGCGCGGACCTTCGACGCTATATTCCCACCCATGCCCGTCACCGTCGAGACCGGCTCGACCCTCACGTTCGATCGCTTCTGGCGCTGGCTCAAGCGCCACCCCAACTGCATCCTGCGCGCCGGGACCCCGGACACGTTCCTGTACGACCAGGAGGACCTGCACTGGCACCTCGAGGAGGACGAGGAGCGGGTGCCGGTGGTCCAGCTCTCCCGCGGCAAGCAGACCCTCGCCGAGATCGCCATCGAGGCGCGCGAGGTGCTGTTCGTGCAGGTGCTCCCCGACCCGGACGGCGACGCCGGGCAGTTCCTGTTCGAGCTGATCGGGGGCAGCGGGGACGAGCCCTACCCCGTCTACCACTTCGTCCTCGCGCACGGCTTCGACGAGGAGACCGGTCACCGCGCGCAGCTCAAGCAGTGAGCGGGCGTTGCGCCGGCGCCCGCCGGCGGATATCCTCGTGACGTGGTCCTCCTGAGCGCGATCGCGCGTCGATATTGCGGCCCCTCGTCCCGGCCCGGTGCCCGGACGAGCCCGTGTGCGCGTCGATTTAGCGGCCCTCCGTCCCGGCCCGGTGCCTGGACGGACCCGCTCGCGCGGTGAGCAGGGGCCGCTCCGCACCATCGAGATCGTTCGGGCCGTGGCGGGGGGAGTCGTCGCTCCACCCTTCCATCCACGGGCGCGCCCGCCGCGCGGCGCGCCGCCGCCTCTCGAGGTCCGAACCATGTCGAAGCTCCCCGTCCTGTCCCCCGGCGCGCTGGAACGCGCGCTCGCCCTCCGCGATCTCACCGACCCGGCGCAGGGGCCGCACGCCGTGCAGCTCGTGCTGCGCAAGGTGGTGGACGCGCTCTCCGGC encodes:
- a CDS encoding fumarylacetoacetate hydrolase family protein, which gives rise to MRLATRRDGSRDGRLMVVRRDGEALLDAGPAARTLQDALDRWEEAEPKLRALAESLDAGRAAGVPLDPHALHSPLPRAYEWVDGSAYLNHVRLVRKARGAEPPPTLESDPLVYQGGSGVLLGPTDDLPLPDPGWGLDLEGEVCCILGDVPRGTRAADAGRHVRLLCLANDVTLRNLVPGELAKGFGFFQSKPATAFSPFAVTPDEVGPAWRDGRLHLRMTVRWNGQVVGTVDAGPEMHFSFFQLLEHVARTRGFTAGTILGSGTVSNADRARGWSCIAEQRALEMIDGGAPRTRFLAAGDTVEIEVRDGEGRNVFGTISQRVRAP
- the maiA gene encoding maleylacetoacetate isomerase, whose amino-acid sequence is MTLRLYSYWRSSSAWRVRLGLALKGLAYEYRAVDLLAQEQFQAAHQARNPMSQVPVLEVEEDGRTHLLVQSMAILEWLEERHPEPALLPPDLWGRARVRALAEHVNSGTQPMQNALVLRMLREKVPGWDREWARFFIARGLAALETAVRDGAGRFSHGDAPTLADCYLVPQLYNARRFGLDLEPYPTLRRVDEACAALAPFQAAHPDRQPDAPPPDRRTP
- a CDS encoding 4-hydroxyphenylpyruvate dioxygenase family protein produces the protein MTSHSQKTQLEPLGIVRIEGLHYYVHDLERSRRFYTQKMDFAEVARSAPALEREGRQRSAVFEAGDVRVVCSEPVGEGGRAWRWLRKHPDGVGTVVFQVEDADRCFRLLEERGATPITDVQEHRDDGGTLRTFNITTPLGDTTFRFVERRGYRAVYPGIEPLAAPEGGRNAFGFGHVDHLTNNFQTMKPALLWMEHVMGMEEFWEVEFHTKDAAGARRAALEAQKGSGLRSVVMREPRSGVKFANNEPWRPAFKSSQINVFNEDHRGDGVQHAALTVQDILSSVRGMRARGVEFMPTPATYYEALPERIRSTGIGRIDEDPRVLQELEILVDGAGDHSYLLQIFLRDAAGLYHEPDAGPFFFEIIQRKGDQGFGAGNFRALFESIEREQVKEGRA
- a CDS encoding homogentisate 1,2-dioxygenase — protein: MLDRIVQGEVPRKHHLAFRDAEGRLLHEEAYTRAGFDGPYALLYHRNRPHAVHAAQARNGFPLPQPAPARALLKRHYRTQDLAARGGPPVDARRPLLFNADVVVGLVTPTSEDPVYFANGDGDDLYFVAEGGGLLRSPMGDLRFGQHDYVYVPRGLLHRFVPDAGPQRWLSLELPGGMHLPAQWRNETGQLRMDAPYSHRDFRRVELKGPVDEGLRDLVVKRAGAFHGFRYDASPLDVVGWDGALYPFAFPILNFQPRAGLVHLPPTWHGTFAARGALVCSFVPRVTDFHPEAVPCPYPHASVDVDEILFYVRGEFTSRRGVGPGSISHHPAGTMHGPHPGAYEASIGTRSTNELAVMLDCYLPLQPTAIALGIEDPGYQESFVG
- the alr gene encoding alanine racemase, with the translated sequence MSIVPSTWGGRPVWAEIDLDALAHNVRLLAARASPARLYAVVKANAYGHGAVACGRAALEAGAHGLAVVCVDEAEELRRAGVEAPLLVIGNTPASDAARVVALRLRPAVGAMDLVEALSAEARRRGAEVPIHLELESGLNRHGLPPDALVALAERARALPGLRVEGLFTHFAAAEEGDQRFTRAQFEVLRETSRRLPWVPERHCSASASILLDHEMALEAVRGGLSLYGYRPAPWCGTDADLRPVMSLRARVARVSDVDRGATVGYGRTWAANRPTRVALVMCGYADGYRRSFGNRTQVLVHGRRAPVVGRVAMDMCMVDVTAVPGVAPGDVVTLIGRDGDERVDADDLATIADTISWEILAGISARVPRLYLRGGRAVEASTLVDRAPVAI
- a CDS encoding branched-chain amino acid aminotransferase; translated protein: MGIPVERTRSPKPHPADADLGFGRHFTDHLFRIDWSEGKGWHAPRVEPYRPLSIDPAASVLHYGQAIFEGLKAFRHRDGGMRLFRPEANLARLAASARRLSMPAPEPGIVLEGIRALLRTDAGWLPESPGTALYVRPVMFATEAFLGVRPSKTYTLLVIVSPVGAYFSGGAHALRIWVERARARAAQGGIGASKAAANYVASLLAGEEAKAHGYDQVLWLDAARHADLEEIGTMNVFAKLGATVVTPALEGTILAGITRDCVITLLRDWNVPVEERRVSLAELERAHAAGALEELFGTGTAAVVAPIGELAWDGRQLVLPAPGPQSVGERLRAAVHAVQRGEAPDPHGWLEPV
- a CDS encoding MarR family winged helix-turn-helix transcriptional regulator, which produces MSVNMIDPTDPLDDASQLLFFAFRNLTAEPDRILAERGLSRVHHRVLYFVRRDPGLSPGDLLRILRVSKQALARPLRELLAHGLIASAAVPDDRRRRALTLTARGAALERRVSGAQRRLFAGAFRAAGPAAADGWRDIMATLGDRATARAARAGARRGASRPARAASPSRR
- a CDS encoding DUF4442 domain-containing protein, which gives rise to MPESLRTRLERLAFGLFPAYAGTGARIRYIAADWREVRLELPLGWRTRNYVGTIFGGSMYAAVDPIYMLMLIRNLGPDYVVWDKAASIRFLKPGRGTLAARFTLEEAELDAIRAALRTERSVDRSYAVELTDATGTPHARVEKLLYVRRREPRARSPDLRASP
- a CDS encoding GNAT family N-acetyltransferase; this translates as MDHFRAAGLELQELGARDLPRIQDLLERCAEWWALIHGRAPRDDEAEWLLQDLPPRFDRRRLIGVAAGGGALAGLVDATDGWPQRGITWIGLMLFEPASRSRGLGAALLAELERELRGAGTRAVQLMVQAQNPRARAFWERMGFSPMASARVRAGRLVNDVTVLRRDLAVPTVDGQPRGRGAA